The following proteins are co-located in the Papaver somniferum cultivar HN1 unplaced genomic scaffold, ASM357369v1 unplaced-scaffold_149, whole genome shotgun sequence genome:
- the LOC113335496 gene encoding uncharacterized protein LOC113335496, producing MVSDCWNAPVTGSPPFIYRFKLKRLKAVMKDWNLHVFGNIFAKLKQAELTMEVALRISDEDPEDITKLNSAKEASVILQEIRSHHVTMLKQKSRNKWLLEGASNTSFFHANIRMRRSSNMISELVDDNGAVITDCDQIRDYTVSFFESKFNGDEFPIDEELFNYDHNIISVEDSQKMDEIPSMEEIKNAVFDLGADSAPGPDGFSGCFYRHCWDVVQYDLVRAITYCWQRQIIAHGANSSLIILLAKGRNIHENITVASEMINDLKTKRKNGNLGLKLDITQAFDTVSWSFVLEVFRRYGFSQNWCSWILAILNSARISILLNGSPEGFFKINRGLRQGNMKSLHNLLALLGKYQSASGQTVCRQKSKIYYGGGSLSRCGTITNLLGMEVTTFPDRYLGVQIMPGAVKYRHICNVIEKIKNQLSVWKGKLLSFQDRVVLINSVIASYAIHNMAVYKWPRKFVQQAERVIRNFLWSGDADVARKFVVGYPKVCCPLKEGGLGITSMVVTNKALLMKLWWSIRSSNKKWARFLWAKFTTKQGSIKLYGVNSSILPGMKLIHSIVDKNTKVLIGDGRSTSLYFDVWYGNECIADMLNESDLDRNVKVSDIIVNNAWMMQGDHIQNLVRAGVDLSNLPLLQGGNDCRVWMPEMNGHFSVSSAKNIIRRAYPKSAIYGLLWRKEIHPKLAAQNWKICREVCATQDKIRSRFKVEMANKCYLCNMEEESLEHIIWSCTFATHIWQWCSGLFNLTPYYDIVNSYKSAKGRSIIVKDLWLLAILVIRSELWQTRNMACFQNSSVSIHFFKKRVFYLISESAGRLKGFMHNTTMDLDLLNFFRVMHRKVKQVQPIECFWSPPNRDEILLCCDGASKGNPGIAGAGVVQTRRLKGDVIFVMVKV from the exons ATGGTAAGTGATTGTTGGAATGCACCGGTTACAGGATCTCCTCCTTTTATTTATCGTTTCAAGCTCAAGAGGTTAAAAGCTGTTATGAAGGATTGGAATTTACATGTTTTTGGCAATATTTTTGCTAAGCTAAAACAAGCTGAATTGACTATGGAAGTGGCTCTTCGTATTTCGGATGAGGATCCAGAGGATATAACTAAGCTGAATTCGGCCAAGGAGGCTTCAGTTATTCTTCAGGAAATTCGTTCTCATCATGTTACTATGCTAAAGCAAAAATCACGTAATAAATGGCTTTTGGAGGGAGCTAGTAATACTTCTTTCTTTCATGCTAATATCAGAATGCGCAGGAGTAGTAATATGATTTCGGAGTTGGTGGATGATAATGGGGCTGTTATTACTGATTGTGATCAAATTAGAGACTATACGGTTTCTTTTTTTGAGTCAAAGTTTAATGGTGATGAGTTTCCTATTGATGAGGAGCTTTTTAATTATGATCATAACATCATCTCGGTGGAGGATAGTCAGAAAATGGATGAAATTCCTTCTATGGAGGAGATTAAGAATGCTGTTTTTGATTTGGGTGCGGATAGTGCGCCAGGGccggatggtttctctggttgttttTATAGGCATTGTTGGGACGTGGTGCAATATGACCTTGTCAGAGCTATCACGTACTGTTGGCAGCGCCAAATCATTGCTCATGGtgctaattctagtcttattattcTTCTTGCCAAG gggaggaacattcatgaaaacattaCTGTGGCGTCGGAGATGATCAATGATCTGAAAACAAAACGTAAGAATGGCAATTTGGGGTTGAAACtggatattactcaagcttttgacacggttagttggtcATTTGTTTTAGAGGTTTTTCGAAGGTATGGTTTCTCTCAAAATTGGTGTTCTTGGATTTTGGCTATTCTTAACTCAGCaaggatttctattcttcttaatggaagtCCAGAGGGTTTCTTCAAAATCAATAGAGGTCTTCggcaag GCAATATGAAGAGTCTGCATAACCTTCTTGCTTTGCTTGGTAAATACCAAAGTGCCTCGGGCCAAACTGTctgtcgtcaaaagagtaagatttattatggtggtggttctttgaGTCGCTGTGGGACTATCACTAATTTACTGGGTATGGAAGTTACTACTTTTCCGGACaggtatttgggagttcaaattatgcCTGGAGCAGTTAAGTATCGTCACATTTGTAATGTGATAGAGAAAATTAAGAATCAACTTTCGGTTTGGAAAGGTAAgttactttcttttcaagatagagttgttctTATCAATTCAGTGATAGCGAGTTATGCTATccacaacatggcggtgtacaaaTGGCCTAGAAAATTTGTTCAACAGGCTGAAAGAgttattcgtaattttctttggtcgggtGATGCTGATGTTGCAAGGAAATTTGTTGTTGGATATCCAAAGGTTTGTTGTCCGTTGAAGGAAGGGGGTCTTGGTATAACCAGCATGGTTGTTACTAATAAGGCTCTTCTAATGAAGCTTtggtggagtattcgttcttctaacaagaaatgggctcgtttCTTATGGGCGAAATTTACTACTAAGCAGGGTAGTATAAAGCTTTATGGGGTGAATTCTTCTATTTTGCCGGGCATGAAACTGATTCATTCTATTGTTGACAAGAATACCAAGGTTCTAATTGGGGACGGGAGGtctacatctctttattttgatgtttggtatggtaaTGAGTGTATTGCTGATATGCTTAATGAATCTGACTTGGACAGAAATGTCAAGGTCAGTGATATTATTGTTAATAATGCTTGGATGATGCAGGGAgatcatattcagaatttggtCCGTGCGGGTGTGGATCTTTCAAATTTGCCGTTGTTACAAGGAGGGAATGATTGTAGAGTTTGGATGCCGGAGATGAATGGCCACTTTTCAGTCTCTTCAGCAAAGAATATCATTAGAAGGGCCTATCCAAAATCAGCAATttatggtcttttgtggaggaaAGAAATTCATCCCAAATTGGCTGCTCAgaattggaagatatgtcgtgagGTTTGTGCAACTCAAGACAAGATCAGGAGTAGATTCAAAGTTGAAATGGCCAACAAATGTTACTTGTGCAACATGGAGGAAGAATCTTTGGAGCATATTATTTGGAGTTGTACGTTTGCAACTCATATTtggcagtggtgttcaggtttgtttaaTCTAACACCTTATTATGATATTGTGAATTCATATAAATCAGCAAAGGGTAGAAGTATAATTGTCAAGGATTTATGGCTTTTAGCTATTTTGGTGATTCGCTCGGAATTATGGCAAACAAGAAATATGGCATGTTTTCAGAATTCTTCTGTTAGCATTCATTTTTTTAAGAAGAGAGTGTTCTATTTGATTAGTGAATCCGCTGGTCGTTTGAAGGGTTTCATGCATAATACTACAATGGACTTGGATCTTTTGAACTTTTTCCGTGTGATGCATAGGAAGGTTAAGCAGGTTCAGCCAATTGAGTGCTTTTGGAGTCCGCCAAATAGGgatgaaattttattatgttgtgatggagcatcCAAAGGAAATCCGGGTATAgctggagctggtgttgtt CAGACAAGACGGCTAAAAGGGGATGTTATCTTCGTAATGGTGAAGGTTTAA